TAATGCACTGAGGGCAAAAGGGGTTGCCGAAGGTAATGCTAAAACATGGGCTAAACAGATTGCCGAAGTCTTCGGAAAAGCCAAAAAAACAAATGCTGCCAAACCACTGGAAGAGCTAGAAATTGAGCAACTTGCTCACTTTAGCCCGGAGGAGAACATCGCAATGTTTGTCCTTGCTGACAAACTTGCGGCAAGCAACACGGCCCCTTCTGCTGATGATCTCAAGCTGTTAATGAAGAACCATTCTGCCGTTGATATCGCCATGTTTGGCCGGATGTTGGCCAGTTCACCCGCTTTCAATACTGAAGCCGCTGTGCAGGTTGCTCACGCCGTAACCGTTCACGACGTGGCGGTCGAAGACGATTACTTTACTGCTGTCGATGACCTGAATAATGGCGAGGATGACTTGGGGGCAGCTCACATCGGCGAAACCGAATTTGGCGCCGGGGTGTTCTATCTCTATCTCTGTATCAATCGTGATCTGTTGGAGGCGAACCTCGGAGATAAAACGCTAGCAAAGAAGTCGCTTGCTGCACTGGTTGAGGCCGCAGCCAAAGTAGCACCAAACGGAAAGCAGAACAGTTTTGCTTCTCGCGCTTATTCTTCCTACATACTGGTTGAAAAGGGCGACCAGCAGCCCCGTTCACTCTCGGTTGCATTCCTCAAGCCGGTGCGCGGAGAAGATGTCCTGGGTAAGGCTATTACAGAAATTGAGAGCAAGCGGGCGAACATGGAAAAGGTTTACGGCAAATGTGCAGAGGCTACGAAAACCATGAATGCTGAAACTGGAGCAGGCAGTCTGGACGAAATCATTACTTTTGTAACGGAGTAGACCATGCGCGATTATTTGCTTTTCCGCCTGTATGGGCCGCTGGCCGCGTGGGGTGATATTGCCGTGGGTGAGTATCGCCCCAGCTTCGCCCATCCCAGCAAATCGGCCATTATCGGGCTTTTAGCTGCTGCTCTTGGTATCCGCCGTGATGAGGAAGACCGCCAGAGAGCTCTGGCCGAATCCTGTTCCTTTGCCGTCAGGGTTGATTCCATGGGAGTGCTTTTGCGTGACTATCACACAACTCAGGTCCCTTCTGTCAAGAAAGGAGTTGTGCACTACACCCGGCGTTCCGAGTTGGCAGCGGATAAACTCAATACTATTCTTTCCAGTCGCGATTACCGTTGTGACGCTGCCTATACGGTGGCCATTACAGTAACAGAGGGTTCACTTCACACTGTCCAACAATTGGCAATTGCTCTGGGAAAACCGGTCTTTGCCCTTTATCTGGGACGCAAGTCATGTCCGCTTGCCCTGCCATTACAGCCACAGGTTGTCAACGCGGCAACATTGCGCGAGGCTCTAGAGTCAATACCCACGGCCGAAGAGTTCTCGGAAATAATTCAGAAAGGTGCTGTCACAGTTTTCTGGGAAGATGACAAGTCGAGCGGGCTTGAACGGCAGCAATCTATAACCCGGCGTGACGAACTGCGATCACGCAAGCGCTGGCAGTTTAGTGAGCGACAAGAAAACTGCGGTATTCTGCGGAAGGGGGAAGAACCATGTACTTCAGTATGATCAAGCTCCGGCGGGATGTTTCCCCGCGTGACATAACTGAGCTGACTAGAATGAACGGATACCAGGCGCATCAAATGATCTGGAATCTGTTTGCCGACCGGCCCGATCGGCAACGGGATTTTATCTATCGCTATGAAGCGGTCAATGGCTGGCCAACCTTCTATACGGTTTCAAAACGCGAGCCGGTTGATGCTTCCGGGATGTGGGAAATACTGCCAAAGGAATACACGCCCCAACTTCGGGCCGGTCTGCGCCTTGGTTTTACCGCATGCGTTAATCCAATCCGCTCACGTCGAGATGAAAACGGCAGACAACAGCGTCATGACGTGGTGATGGAGGAGAAGCTGCAACTAAAGAGCGATGGGAAGGACTTTGATCTGCCAGAAATTGTTCAGAATATCGGCATGCGGTGGCTGGATGAAAGATCTGCCACCTATGGATTCAATATTTCAAAGGAAGGAATCAGGGTTGATGGCTACCGGCAGCACAAGTTGTTCAAAGGAAGGAACGACAAACCCATAACTTTCAGTACGCTGGATTTTAACGGCATTTTGACGGTCACCGATCCGGCTGTTTTTGTGGAGAAGTGTTTGTTTGACGGCATAGGCCCGGCCAAAGGTTTTGGCTGTGGGTTGATGCTAGTTCGGCGGGTTTAATGCTGCCATCGGCCCTGCCAAAGCCTTTGGCTGCAGATTGGAAGAGCAGTTGTATCCTAACCAGAAGTTTTCATACGGCAAGGATGGTAACAATATGACGGAAAAGCTGGCAGTTTTTAAGGGCAATGAAATTCGCCGCATCATTCACAACAATGAATGGTGGTTCGTGATAACAGATGTCGTTTCTGCTTTGACAGATTCGGTGAATCCATCCGACTATATCAAGAAAATGCGGAGTCGTGACAAGGAGTTAACCAAAGGGTGGGGACAAATTGTCACCCCCCTTTCAATTGAAACACCTGGCGGTAATCAGAAGCTCAACTGCGCCAACACTGAAGGCATCTTCCGTATCATCCAGTCGATCCCTTCCCCCAAGGCCGAACCCTTCAAACGCTGGCTGGCCAAGGTCGGCTATGAGCGCGTACAGGAAATCTAAGATCCCGAACTCGGCACCGCCCGTACCCGTGAGCTGTACCGCGCCAAGGGGTACTCGGAGGCCTGGATCGAAAAGCGCATGCGCGGCATCGCTGTCCGCGCTGAACTGACTGAAGAATGGAAGAATCGTGCCGTCGGTGAATCGGCTGAATACGCCATTTTGACAGCTGAAATCTCCAAGGCGACCTTCGGCGTGACCCCATCCGAGTACAGGGAAATGAAGCAGCTCGACCGCGAAAACCTGCGCGACCATATGACTGATCTGGAATTAATCTTCTCCATGCTCGGTGAGGCGGCTACTACAGAAATTACTCGCACTCAGGATGCGCGAGGTTTTGGCGAAAACAAAGTTGCGGCCAAAAAGGGGGGTTCGATCGCCGGTGAAGCACGCGAAAAATTGGAAGTGGAATCGGGGCGCAAGGTGGTGACAAAGGAAAACTACCTGGATGCGCCGGAAAGTCAAAAAAGACTGAAGAAGGAACAACCAAAATAATCAGAAACGTGGGGGGAGCTCATGGCCGAACCGATATTGCCACCACTCAAGCCGATCCCGATGAAAGACCGGGTGTCAGTAATGTTTGTCGAAAAAGGGCAGCACGATGTACTCGACGGGGCTTTTGTGCTGGTTGACAAGACCGGCGTGCGTACTCACATTCCCGTTGGTGGGGTCGCCTGTCTGATGCTGGAGCCTGGCACCAGAGTTTCGCACGCAGCCGCAGTCTTGGCATCCCGGGTTGGGTGTTTGCTAGTCTGGGTTGGTGAGGGCGGGGTGCGGCTTTATGCCGCCGGTCAGCCGGGCGGCGCACGCGCTGATCGTTTGCTTTATCAGGCCAAATTGGCACTGGATGATGCTGCGCGCCTGAAGGTCGTGCGCAAAATGTACGCTATTCGTTTTCGCGAAGAACCGCCCGCACGGCGCAGTGTCGAGCAGTTACGCGGCATTGAGGGGGTGCGGGTGCGTAAGATGTACGAACTGCTCGCGCGGCAGTATGGTGTGGTCTGGAAACGGCGCAATTATGACCATTCGACCTGGGAGAGCGGCGATATCCCCAATCGCTGTCTGTCATCGGCGACCGCCTGCCTCTATGGCATCACCGAGGCCGCCATTTTAGCCGCAGGCTATGCCCCGGCGATTGGCTTTATCCACACCGGCAAGCCACAGTCCTTTGTTTACGATATTGCCGACATCTTCAAATTCGATACGGTCGTGCCTGTTGCCTTCCGGATTGCCGCGAAAAATCCGTATAACCCGGAACGGGAAGTGCGGATTGCCTGTCGGGACGCCTTTCGGCAGACTAAATTGCTCAAGCAGATTATTCCGAAGATTGAAGAGGTTTTGGCGGCGGGAGAAATTGAGAGACCCAGTGCCCATAGCGAGGCCGTTAATATCGCCATTCCCAACAAGGAAGGAGTTGGTGATGCTGGTCATCGTGGTTGAGAACGCGCCGCCGCGATTACGCGGCCGACTGGCTCTTTGGATGCTGGAAGTACGCGCAGGGGTTTATGTCGGCAAGGTTTCGCGGCGGATCAGGGAGATGATTTGGGATACGATTGAAAAAGGTCTTGACGAAGGTAATGCCGTGATGGTTTGGGATTCGAATACAGAATCCGGTTTCGACTTCTTAACCTTGGGGACAAACCGGCGGATTCCGAAAGAAATGGATGGTCTAAAACTTGTTTCTTTTCTCCCAGAAGGTGGGATGGTAGAAAAGGGAAATACTGATTAAAATTGAGTAAAAAAGCTGGTAGAATTTAACGCTCATTGAAAAGTGAATAATTTCAGAGAGATAGAAGAAGTGAGTTCCCCGCACCCGCGGGGATGAACCGATCGAGCTGCTGCCCGTATTGCAGCACCTGAAGAGTTCCCCGCACCCGCGGGGATGAACCGCGTCCGTGCAGGCGCAGCTATAAAAACACATGGAGTTCCCCGCACCCGCGGGGATGAACCGTTCCATGCTGGCCGCCATCACCGCCGCCGCCGGAGTTCCCCGCACCCGCGGGGATGAACCGTCAATCAAGCCTCACGTTAAGGACTCTACAGCGAGTTCCCCGCACCCGCGGGGATGAACCGGTATGCCAGATTGAGCAATGCCCCTGCATCTGGAGTTCCCCGCACCCGCGGGGATGAACCGTCCTTAAAATTGATCGGCGTGAGTTTGTTGAGGAGTTCCCCGCACCCGCGGGGATGAACCGACCGCCTGTGGATGCTCGTGTCCGACGCCGAAGAGTTCCCCGCACCCGCGGGGATGAACCGTCACCAAGGGCGCTGCCACTGCCGCCGCCGCCGAGTTCCCCGCACCCGCGGGGATGAACCGGTTCTTAAAATTGATCGGCGTGAGTTTGTTGAGAGTTCCCCGCACCCGCGGGGATGAACCGGCTTGGGCGCGGGTATATTCGTTCCATAGACTGAGTTCCCCGCACCCGCGGGGATGAACCGCCGATTATTCCTCCCATCAACCGCTCAGTGACGAGTTCCCCGCACCCGCGGGGATGAACCGGTCGGTGATTATACCCTGACCATCATCGAGCCGAGTTCCCCGCACCCGCGGGGATGAACCGACATACACAATGCAATACTAGAAGCCGGGGATGAGTTCCCCGCACCCGCGGGGATGAACCGGCCCGATAGGTCGCCTCCGGAGGGCAAAAAACGACTATTTCAGGGTAAAAACGAGTAAACAAGAGACAACCAAAAAGAACAAAAACCACTTGATAAATTAAATGGTTAAGTTTACTATCTTGTTTATTGGTGTTTTCTGAATATACACCGTTTTTTATTCTCTCCGGAACACATAGGGAATTTTTTTTTGAAGGGAATAGCCTTGATATGAAAGCGAAAATTGACAAAAAACTGTTAAAAAACCTGTCTCCAAATGCCACTTTGATCGATATTTACGACACAGGACACCCCGGATTAGTATTGCGGGTACTCCCAAGCGGCACCATGACTTATTTTTTAGTTTACCATATTGATGGCCGTAAACGCCGAATGAAGATCGGGAACGCGGCAACGATGACCCCCACGCAAGCGCGTGACGTTTGCCGAATCAAGGCCGCAGAAGTAGCCTTTGGCGGTGACCCCGGAAAAGACCTCCTCCTGAAACGCACAGAACGCGTTGAAGCAAAAGGAAAGACCGTTGGCGGATACTTTGAGCTGACATATAAACCAATGATCGAAGAGCGAGACAAAAGCGGAAAAGCAACCGCCGCAAGAATCAAGGCTTGCTTTGAACAGGATTTTTTCAATAAAGCACTCTCGGAAGTTACGCCACTTATGATTCATGCGTGGAGAAAAAAACGCTTGGCCTCCGTGACCCCGCACACAGTGAACCGCGACGAAAACGCATTTAAAGCGATGCTGGCCAACGCCGCTGAAATGGGCAAGATCGCCAAGTCACCGTTGGCGGGAATGAAAAAAATAAAGTGCGCCGACAATAGCCGCGTGCGGTACCTGTCCAAAGATGAACAAGACCGCCTTCACGCTGCCCTTGATCAACGCGAGCGAAACGCAATAGACGCCCGCCACCGGCTGAACGAATGGCGACGGCAGCGCAACCTTGACCCGTTGCCCGCGTTCCCCGAAGCAGGGTTTATTGACCACCTGCAACCAATAATTATTTTGGCGATGAATACCGGCCTCCGCCGGGGGGAATTGTTCAGCCTGCTATGGTCTGACCTCGACCTGATCAATAATAGTTTGACTGTACGTGCCGCCGCTGCAAAAGGCGCAAGAAAGCGCCATGTTCCTCTAAACAAAACCGCCCGCGCCATGTTGAAACGCTGGGGGAAAGACAAAGACACCTCCGGCCTTGTGTTCCCCGGCAAAGGGGGCAAGCGTCTTGATAATATTTCGACATCATGGAGCAATCTTCTGACCGCTGCACAGATCGATGGGTTTAACTTCCACGACCTGCGCCACCATTTCGCCACCATGACACTAAAGGCCGGTTGTGACATTGTCACCCTCTCAAAGTTACTTGGTCACAAAACGCTTGAAATGACCCTGCGTTACGCCCACGTCACCGACGAAGCAGCGGTTTCCGCCGTTGACCGACTGGCCGAGGGTGGAGTATGAAGCAGCGAACTTATAAAGCGCACCACCTGACCGCTGAGTCAAGGGCGAATCTTTACGAGCTGGCACTTGATGCTGGCGACCGTTTTAACCGGAAACACTTTAAATGCCCACACCGCGTTAAAAATTCAATCAAGGCCGGGGAGCCGCGCGGCTGGGGGCCGAATTGTAAGGGCGAAAAGTGTTCAGGGAGTCTAGTCGGAAGAATTGACCTTGCAAGCAAAATTCAAGAGGCAATGAATCTTGCCGAGATCGAAAAGGCCGGACTGCTTCATTCAAGAACAACGTGGGCCGGGGAGTATAGCCCGGCACGCGGCTTAAAACGGATTGAGGCGGCAATCAGGCGCGCCGAAGCAGCGGGCAGGGATACAACCATAATGCGCCGCAACGCTGAGCGGTTCCGGCAAGCAATCGACACCCGACCGGGCCGCAAAGGTGGCCGCAAGGGAAACCGCCGCATTGATGGACAAGAAACAAGGCTGGCGATTGCGGTTGCAGAGATATTGAAACAAGTTGGCGCCCCCGTCCATGATTATGCAGGCGACTCCGTGGGCCAACAGGTTATATTTGAGGCCGTGGCGGCTGTTTTCGGGCCACTGTCTGAAGAAAAAAAAGAGACAATCCGCAACGCTATCAAAAGATAACCCCCCCCCGCAAAAAAAAATGCAAAAAGACAATTAAGCGGGATTTTTTCCCGCCCTTCCACGCTGTAACCTCCAAGAAACAATGAGACATAGGAGGCTACCCCATGCAACCCACCACACCCGAATCAGCAGTCTTAAACGAATGCGCCGCAGCAACTTATGTTGGCGTAAGTACGCAGTTCTTGCGGCAGTCGCGACACTATGGAACCCGACCCGGTCACGCTGAAGGGCCGCCGTTCGTCCGCCTTGGCGGTGGGCGGGCGATTCGATATTTAAAAGCCGACCTTGACGCGTGGTTGCAAAATCACCGCTGCGAGCCAACCCCGTTACCGGCAGAATTCAAGAGGGGTAATTAACGATGACCGGAAACACAAAAGCCGCGGGAGGGACCGCGGCAATTGCGAAACAAAAAACTAACTTCGATGACTCAAACCATACCGCACCCCGCCGCTCACGTCAAGCGCAAACCGCTGACCTTCCACGCCGGCACCCGGAATTCGTCGTTGAATATGGAATTTACTTCTATCACCTCCGCCGTGCGGCAGTCGCCGGGAACGATCAAGCCCGCCGGATTCTTTGCCGCTTCGAGACCGCCGCACGTTTGGCCGACCGTGCCGAAGGATGGAAAATATGACATATCTACCGCCGGGCTACACCCCAGACTTCGAGACCGACCCTGAAGGGTTCGCCGTTCATCAGGCCATGCAACTATCAGCACCGCCAGACGATCACGCCGCACCGGTCAAATCTGAGCGCCGAAAATTAGCCTTCACCGATCTTGCCGAGACAATCGACAGCCCGGTTATTTTTGACTGGTTAATCGACGAACTCATTGAGGCAGAAACCACCGGCGCGATATTCGGAGCCAGCACAGCCGGAAAATCTTTTTTCGCCGTTGACCTCGCGGCTGCAGTGGCAACCGGCGGTGAATTTCTCGGCCACCGTGTCATGAAACAAGGGCCGGTCATTTATCTGGCCCTTGAGGGCGCAAGAGGGATTCCGCGCCGATTTAAAGCTTGCTATGCCCACCGTGGCGAAGACTACCAAACAGGGCAAGTTTTTTGTTGTTCCGGGCCGTTAACCTTTGACCGGGCAAGTACCGCCGAGCTGATCGGCGCAATTGAGGCCGCAAGTATTCCGCCGGTGCTGATCGTTATCGACACTTTGGCGCGATCGTTTGCCGGCAACGAGAACGACGCCGGAGACATGATGCGCTTCATCAATTCGGTCGACGAAATCCGCAACCACTTCACGGCGACGATGTTGATTATTCATCACACGGGGCACGGCGCTGAAACATCTGGACGCGCACGCGGTTCAAGTACGTTTCGTGCCGCCATGGATTTTGAAATTTTGATCGACAAGAACGCCAACACCGTGACCTTCACAAAAATGAAAGACGCCGAGACACCGCCGCCGATGAGCTACCGCCTTGAGAGCCACGAAGATTCAGCAGTTTTTGTTTGTGACGGAACCGCCTCACCTCATGCCGGAGGGCCACGGTTATCAGCTGGCGAGCAGTTGGGTATCGATACGCTGGCGAGCATTCCACAACCGGCCCACCTTGATGACTGGCGACAAGCGTTTTATGCGAGAAGCACCGCCGACAGTTTGGACGGAAAGCGACAAGCATTTCACCGAGCAAGAACAGGTCTACAGCACAAGGGAACGATCACCGTCAACGACGATCATTATTCATTATCAGAGCGTGACAACCGTGACACCCCTATACCCCCTGTCACGCTGTCACGCTACGATTCAGACCGTGACGCCGTGACTTGTCACGCTCCTGTCACGGTTGTCACGCATGATGATGACCTTCTAAACGTCGATTTTGAGAGGTGAGCCAATGGACTTTTATATCACTGTGAAACCTTTCCGGTGCCGGGGCGAACTGGTCAAACCCGGTGAAGTTCTGGAAATCCCGGATGACATTGTTGGTCAACTCGGAGATCGTGTTGAGCGTGCCGACTGTTACCGAATGCTTCAAGCAACCACCGAGCGCCTGAACGCGCAATCGTGTTGGCCAGAAGATTTTCGGCAGCGGATGCCGCCCGACGTACGGAGGCAGATTGTGGAGCTGGAGCGTCAGCTTGATGATTCAATTTCCGACGGCGACGTTGAAACGACCGTCAAAAAATTGACGGAATGGGAGATAGTTCTACTTGAGCAACTGAAGCGGCAGCAGCACTGAAAGGGCAAAAAAATGACCACAAAAAAACCAGCAATTATCAACGATCCAGAATACTTACCGGACAAGGTACCCCGCATTGCTTTATCAAAAGTCGGGCATGTGCGGAGCGAGCTGGCCAGCGTCTACCGACAAGCCAGAAACGGCAAGGTCGACCTGAGCGACGCGACAAAGCTTGCATATATCTTGGTGGCAATCGGCAGGTTAATTACCGACCACGAACTTGAAAAACGGATTGAAGCACTGGAGGACCGGAACGATGAATCTTGAAAAACGACTGGCAAAACTTGAGCAGCGCCACGGCAGCGACGTTCCAGAAAGCTTGTTCATGTTGGAGTGTTGGCAGCATTGGAACATGTGTCCGCGCCTGCCATTTGAGACCGCCGAACAGGCCGAAGAGTTGCGCGGCTGGGGGCACCCGGAAAATAGTTATCAGCGACCTGAGCCGCCCCAAGATGATGCCGATTTGCTCTTGTCCGTCGCCTATTCGAACGCCAGCAGAATCGGGCTGACCACCGCGCCGGATGCCGATGCCTACCGCCGTGAACGACTCGCATACTACCGCGCCGGGCACCTCGACCTGATCCACACGGCCATTATTAAATCATTTTATGACCGCAAAGACCCGGCCTAACGGCCACCAACCGGGCATGACGCCCAAAACGAAAGGAACACCATTATGTGGAACGCACTGAATTCAAGACTCCAACCGGCAGTTGACAAAATCACCGACGATGGATTGCGGTACTCTACCACCCAAAAAATGAAAGAGATTGTCGCCGCCGAACAGACTTTCAGGCAGGAGGAACGGCGGTTAACAAACGACCGGAATCTTTCCGCCCAAGGGAAGTCCGAGAAAATCCGGGCCGCCGCCAAGGAAGCACGTGAGAAAATCGAAGCTATCGTCGCCCGCGACCTGTACAAGTCGGATGCTGAAACAATTCTTGCGGAACTTCCGAAAAACGAGTACGGCGACCCAATTTTGCTCCAACTTCAGGGCCAAGAATTCCGCCGGTCGCTGGAAAACACAAACCCGGAATTGGTCAAGGTAAACTACTTGGCCGAAATTTTGGAGGGCGACACCCCGCTGGTTAGATACCTTGAAACGTCGCCTTGTCCGCCGGATTATGTGACGGACGACACCCGAGCTACGTCACGCCTTGTACGGTTGGCCCTCAATCACCCAACAAAAGCCAAAAAACTGAAAGACTTGCAGACCGCCGCTGAGGCATGGAAAATCTACTCCAATGCCGCAATTCAGTTGCTATCGCGGTACGTTTAAGAGACAGTCACGCAGCACGCAAAGCGGTTCACTTCTAACGAGGTGGGCCGCTTTTTTTTGCGCCGGTTTCGTTTTATTTTCCGTCAATCAATTTCACACAGTGAAATCATGTTACAGAAACTATGCGGAACGGTTCTTGCCGATATCTTGACGTTCTGCCAGATAGAACGAAACCCGCGCACCTCTTTTCAGCATAAGCCGCCGGAACCTGATCACCCCCTTGAAGTTTTTTGGAGCGGTGTTTGTCTGTTTCACCGGAACACATAGGGAATTTTTTTAAAATCACATCAAAAAAGGGGCAGCCAAAAACTGGCTAACCCCTTGATTTTATTGGCGCGCGATGCAGGATTCGAACCTGCGACCTCTGCCTCCGGAGTGCGGTAGTCGAGTTCCCCGCACCCGCGGGGATGAACCGTCTCAACCCGTTCGTCAACCAGGGCGGGGATGGAGTTCCCCGCACCCGCGGGGATGAACCGAATATCGTGGCAGCGTCAATGGTGTCGATTTTGAGTTCCCCGCACCCGCGGGGATGAACCGTCGCTCCCGCCCCACCTGATCTTGCGCCATCAGAGTTCCCCGCACCCGCGGGGATGAACCGATGAGTAGGGGGGTGGTGCTGTCACCGTATTTGAGTTCCCCGCACCCGCGGGGATGAACCGTTTTTTGACCGATAACGGTATATGGCCGGGGCGAGTTCCCCGCACCCGCGGGGATGAACCGCCCGGCACGAATCCGCTGGTTGATTTCTTCGCGAGTTCCCCGCACCCGCGGGGATGAACCGCGTTATCACGGCTGGAGGGGCACAACAAACGAGAGTTCCCCGCACCCGCGGGGATGAACCGATGGTAGCCCCCCTTCTTGTTCACCGACGGGGGAGACTACAGAATTCAAATTTGAAATTTATAGACGCGACCGTACGCAAGAGTATGCTTGACCGTGAACCAGATGGCTGAGGGAGTTACACCATGAAAAATATCAAACTGTTTGAATCAAATAAAATTCGTTCTGTATGGGATGAAGAGGAA
Above is a window of Desulfuromonadaceae bacterium DNA encoding:
- the cas6e gene encoding type I-E CRISPR-associated protein Cas6/Cse3/CasE, with amino-acid sequence MYFSMIKLRRDVSPRDITELTRMNGYQAHQMIWNLFADRPDRQRDFIYRYEAVNGWPTFYTVSKREPVDASGMWEILPKEYTPQLRAGLRLGFTACVNPIRSRRDENGRQQRHDVVMEEKLQLKSDGKDFDLPEIVQNIGMRWLDERSATYGFNISKEGIRVDGYRQHKLFKGRNDKPITFSTLDFNGILTVTDPAVFVEKCLFDGIGPAKGFGCGLMLVRRV
- the cas1e gene encoding type I-E CRISPR-associated endonuclease Cas1e, with the protein product MAEPILPPLKPIPMKDRVSVMFVEKGQHDVLDGAFVLVDKTGVRTHIPVGGVACLMLEPGTRVSHAAAVLASRVGCLLVWVGEGGVRLYAAGQPGGARADRLLYQAKLALDDAARLKVVRKMYAIRFREEPPARRSVEQLRGIEGVRVRKMYELLARQYGVVWKRRNYDHSTWESGDIPNRCLSSATACLYGITEAAILAAGYAPAIGFIHTGKPQSFVYDIADIFKFDTVVPVAFRIAAKNPYNPEREVRIACRDAFRQTKLLKQIIPKIEEVLAAGEIERPSAHSEAVNIAIPNKEGVGDAGHRG
- the cas2 gene encoding type I-E CRISPR-associated endoribonuclease Cas2; its protein translation is MLVIVVENAPPRLRGRLALWMLEVRAGVYVGKVSRRIREMIWDTIEKGLDEGNAVMVWDSNTESGFDFLTLGTNRRIPKEMDGLKLVSFLPEGGMVEKGNTD
- the cas5e gene encoding type I-E CRISPR-associated protein Cas5/CasD yields the protein MRDYLLFRLYGPLAAWGDIAVGEYRPSFAHPSKSAIIGLLAAALGIRRDEEDRQRALAESCSFAVRVDSMGVLLRDYHTTQVPSVKKGVVHYTRRSELAADKLNTILSSRDYRCDAAYTVAITVTEGSLHTVQQLAIALGKPVFALYLGRKSCPLALPLQPQVVNAATLREALESIPTAEEFSEIIQKGAVTVFWEDDKSSGLERQQSITRRDELRSRKRWQFSERQENCGILRKGEEPCTSV
- a CDS encoding site-specific integrase, which codes for MVFSEYTPFFILSGTHREFFFEGNSLDMKAKIDKKLLKNLSPNATLIDIYDTGHPGLVLRVLPSGTMTYFLVYHIDGRKRRMKIGNAATMTPTQARDVCRIKAAEVAFGGDPGKDLLLKRTERVEAKGKTVGGYFELTYKPMIEERDKSGKATAARIKACFEQDFFNKALSEVTPLMIHAWRKKRLASVTPHTVNRDENAFKAMLANAAEMGKIAKSPLAGMKKIKCADNSRVRYLSKDEQDRLHAALDQRERNAIDARHRLNEWRRQRNLDPLPAFPEAGFIDHLQPIIILAMNTGLRRGELFSLLWSDLDLINNSLTVRAAAAKGARKRHVPLNKTARAMLKRWGKDKDTSGLVFPGKGGKRLDNISTSWSNLLTAAQIDGFNFHDLRHHFATMTLKAGCDIVTLSKLLGHKTLEMTLRYAHVTDEAAVSAVDRLAEGGV
- the cas7e gene encoding type I-E CRISPR-associated protein Cas7/Cse4/CasC, which encodes MSTFIQLHLLTSYPPSNLNRDDLGRPKTAIMGGKTRLRVSSQSLKRAWRTSDLFTEAMKGHIGTRTKTMGVEIYNALRAKGVAEGNAKTWAKQIAEVFGKAKKTNAAKPLEELEIEQLAHFSPEENIAMFVLADKLAASNTAPSADDLKLLMKNHSAVDIAMFGRMLASSPAFNTEAAVQVAHAVTVHDVAVEDDYFTAVDDLNNGEDDLGAAHIGETEFGAGVFYLYLCINRDLLEANLGDKTLAKKSLAALVEAAAKVAPNGKQNSFASRAYSSYILVEKGDQQPRSLSVAFLKPVRGEDVLGKAITEIESKRANMEKVYGKCAEATKTMNAETGAGSLDEIITFVTE
- a CDS encoding helicase RepA family protein, translating into MTYLPPGYTPDFETDPEGFAVHQAMQLSAPPDDHAAPVKSERRKLAFTDLAETIDSPVIFDWLIDELIEAETTGAIFGASTAGKSFFAVDLAAAVATGGEFLGHRVMKQGPVIYLALEGARGIPRRFKACYAHRGEDYQTGQVFCCSGPLTFDRASTAELIGAIEAASIPPVLIVIDTLARSFAGNENDAGDMMRFINSVDEIRNHFTATMLIIHHTGHGAETSGRARGSSTFRAAMDFEILIDKNANTVTFTKMKDAETPPPMSYRLESHEDSAVFVCDGTASPHAGGPRLSAGEQLGIDTLASIPQPAHLDDWRQAFYARSTADSLDGKRQAFHRARTGLQHKGTITVNDDHYSLSERDNRDTPIPPVTLSRYDSDRDAVTCHAPVTVVTHDDDLLNVDFER